In one Sphingobium sp. MI1205 genomic region, the following are encoded:
- the dnaN gene encoding DNA polymerase III subunit beta, whose translation MKATIERATLLKSLSHVQSVVERRNTIPILSNVLIEASADGAIKLMATDLDLQVVESVSAQVEQPGATTISAHTLFDIARKLPEGSQVSLQAAEGKMLIQAGRARFNLSTLPRDDFPVIAEGDLPTSFELPAETLKQIIDKTRFAISTEETRYYLNGIYFHVSDEGQPVLKAAATDGHRLARVTVPRPDGAEGMPGIIIPRKCIGELRKLLDEVDGSVAITLSASKIRFGLGSAILTSKLIDGTFPDYSRVIPTANDKLLKIDPRSFEEGVDRVATIATEKTRAVKMTLDRDKITLSVTSPENGTAAEEVPGAFQGEGFDIGFNARYLLDILGQIDSETVELHLADAAAPTLIRENDRSPALYVLMPMRV comes from the coding sequence ATGAAGGCCACCATCGAACGCGCAACGCTCCTGAAGAGCCTGAGCCACGTCCAGTCGGTGGTTGAGCGGCGCAATACCATACCCATCCTGTCGAACGTGCTGATAGAGGCGTCGGCCGACGGCGCGATCAAGCTCATGGCGACCGACCTTGACCTCCAGGTCGTCGAAAGCGTGTCGGCGCAGGTGGAACAGCCCGGTGCAACCACCATCTCCGCTCACACATTGTTCGACATCGCCCGCAAGCTGCCGGAGGGCAGCCAGGTCTCGCTTCAGGCGGCGGAAGGCAAGATGCTGATTCAGGCAGGCCGGGCGCGTTTCAACCTGTCGACCCTGCCGCGCGACGACTTCCCGGTTATCGCAGAAGGCGATCTGCCGACCAGCTTTGAACTGCCAGCCGAGACATTGAAGCAGATCATAGACAAGACGCGCTTCGCCATCTCGACCGAAGAAACGCGCTACTACCTCAACGGCATCTATTTCCATGTTTCGGATGAAGGCCAGCCCGTGCTGAAGGCGGCCGCGACCGACGGTCACCGCCTCGCGCGCGTCACGGTGCCGCGTCCTGATGGCGCCGAGGGCATGCCGGGGATCATCATACCTCGCAAATGTATCGGCGAATTGCGCAAGCTGCTCGACGAAGTCGATGGATCGGTCGCCATTACGCTTTCCGCCAGCAAGATTCGCTTCGGCCTGGGTAGCGCGATCCTCACCAGCAAGCTGATCGACGGCACTTTCCCTGATTATAGCCGCGTCATCCCGACCGCCAATGATAAGCTGCTCAAGATCGATCCGCGTAGCTTTGAAGAGGGTGTCGATCGCGTGGCGACAATCGCGACGGAAAAGACACGCGCCGTGAAGATGACGCTGGACCGCGACAAGATCACCCTGTCAGTTACCAGTCCCGAAAATGGCACGGCGGCCGAAGAGGTGCCGGGTGCATTTCAGGGCGAGGGGTTCGACATCGGCTTCAACGCCCGATATCTGCTCGACATCCTGGGCCAGATCGACAGCGAGACCGTCGAACTGCACCTTGCAGACGCCGCCGCGCCGACGCTGATTCGGGAAAATGACCGCAGCCCGGCGCTCTATGTCCTGATGCCGATGCGCGTCTAG
- the rlmN gene encoding 23S rRNA (adenine(2503)-C(2))-methyltransferase RlmN, protein MQSSANPLMPIPGAIDPVPVPRAVTPREDGRVDLMGLSRPQIKSALEEAGLDQKQAKLRSKQLFHWLYHRGETDFDAMTDLAKPMRAWMAERFVVGRPEVVEAQVSIDGTRKWLLRSDDGQDYEMVFIPDADRGTLCVSSQVGCTLNCRFCHTGTMRLVRNLTPGEIVGQVMLARDALGEWPKGSMASANDDETDDTPQYTADGRMLTNIVMMGMGEPLYNFDHVRDALKVVMDGDGLALSKRRITLSTSGVVPMMARAGAEIGVNLAVSLHAVTKDVRDELVPLNKKYGIEQLLQACADYPNANNARRITFEYVMIKDKNDSDEDARELVRLLRHYRLPAKVNLIPFNPWPGTDYQCSTPERIKRFSEIVFEGGISAPVRTPRGRDIMAACGQLKSASEKKSRAELDRLAAEKQAALG, encoded by the coding sequence ATGCAATCATCCGCCAACCCGCTTATGCCGATTCCCGGCGCTATCGATCCTGTGCCAGTCCCGCGCGCCGTGACGCCTCGTGAGGATGGGCGCGTGGACCTGATGGGCCTTTCGCGCCCTCAGATAAAGAGCGCGCTGGAGGAAGCGGGGCTTGATCAGAAGCAGGCGAAGTTGCGCTCCAAGCAACTGTTCCATTGGCTCTATCATCGCGGCGAAACAGATTTCGACGCGATGACCGACCTTGCCAAGCCGATGCGCGCATGGATGGCGGAACGCTTCGTCGTTGGCCGCCCGGAAGTGGTGGAGGCGCAGGTGTCGATTGACGGTACGCGCAAATGGCTGCTGCGATCCGACGACGGGCAGGATTATGAAATGGTGTTCATTCCCGATGCCGATCGGGGGACCCTGTGCGTGTCGAGCCAGGTGGGTTGCACCCTGAACTGCCGTTTCTGCCATACCGGCACAATGCGGCTCGTGCGCAACCTGACGCCCGGCGAGATCGTCGGGCAGGTGATGCTGGCACGTGATGCTCTGGGCGAGTGGCCCAAGGGCAGCATGGCGTCCGCCAATGACGACGAAACGGACGACACGCCTCAATATACGGCCGACGGGCGGATGCTGACCAACATCGTCATGATGGGCATGGGCGAGCCGCTCTATAATTTCGACCATGTGCGGGACGCGCTCAAGGTCGTCATGGATGGCGACGGACTGGCGTTGTCCAAGCGGCGCATCACCCTTTCAACCTCCGGCGTTGTGCCGATGATGGCGCGCGCGGGCGCGGAGATCGGCGTAAATCTCGCGGTATCGTTGCACGCCGTGACCAAGGATGTGCGTGACGAGCTGGTGCCGTTGAACAAGAAATACGGGATAGAGCAGCTTTTGCAGGCCTGCGCCGACTATCCCAACGCGAACAATGCGCGGCGCATCACGTTCGAATATGTGATGATCAAGGACAAGAATGACAGCGACGAGGATGCGCGCGAGCTGGTGCGGCTTCTTCGCCACTACAGATTGCCCGCGAAGGTAAATCTGATCCCATTCAACCCCTGGCCGGGCACTGACTATCAATGTTCGACGCCCGAACGGATCAAGCGCTTTTCCGAGATTGTGTTCGAAGGTGGAATTTCCGCGCCGGTACGCACCCCGCGGGGCCGCGACATCATGGCTGCGTGCGGACAACTCAAGTCTGCTTCCGAGAAAAAGAGCCGCGCGGAACTGGACCGGCTGGCGGCGGAAAAGCAGGCAGCGCTGGGATAA